The Carassius carassius chromosome 16, fCarCar2.1, whole genome shotgun sequence genome window below encodes:
- the stat1a gene encoding signal transducer and activator of transcription 1a isoform X1, translating to MSQWLELQQLDSKFLEQVDQLYDDSFPMAIRQYLSSWIESHDWDHVANVENESLATVRFHDLLTQLDHQHSRFAMEKDFLNQHNIRKIKRNLQTLFQDNPVSMAMIISRNLSEERKILAAAQVSENRTENTQNDMIVEKHREMDGRVKDIKMKVQDTEQTIKNLEDQQDEYDFKSKTLQSREELNGTISKEDLNRERLTIHAMFMKLNETRTKVISHMSEVLNNMDPVVFELISTELTEWRRRQQMACIGGLTNVCLDQLQNWFTSLGESLLQLRQQLKKLLELEQKFTYEKDPITLSKSTLDDRIMMNFKNLITNSLVVERQPCMPTQLQRPLVLKTGVLFTLKLRLLIKLQEFNHTVRVKVHFDKNIVEKRKGFRMFNILGTAMKVMNMEESNGMAAEFRHLQLKEKKVTGNRTSEGPLIVTEELHSITFEAELCWSGMVMNFETTSLPIVVISNVSQLPSGWASIMWYNMLTSEPKNLSFFVTPPSATWGHLAEVLSWQFSSITKRGLNQEQLSMLGTKLLGPKAVMDPEAQIPWNRFCKSGSEKNFTFWLWIEGILDLIKRHLLSLWDDGCIMGFVTKDRTKALLHDKLSGTFLLRFSESNRDGAITFSWVEHDANEEPQIRSVEPYTKKELSAVSLPDIIRNYRVMAADNVPENPLRFLFPNLPKDEAFKKYYSKPTDKQEPMDVDKKLHEGYISTTLISISEMQPQDYNDTLMPMSPEVYGELERMNRYVTDSLNFEPSDLSLS from the exons ATGAGTCAGTGGTTGGAGCTTCAGCAACTGGATTCAAAGTTTTTGGAACAGGTCGACCAACTGTACGATGACAGCTTTCCGATGGCCATTCGGCAGTACCTCAGCAGCTGGATAGAAAGCCACGACTG GGACCATGTTGCTAATGTGGAGAATGAGTCGCTGGCAACCGTGCGGTTTCATGATCTTTTGACCCAGTTGGATCACCAACACAGCCGCTTCGCGATGGAGAAAGACTTCCTGAACCAGCACAATATACGCAAGATTAAGAGGAACTTGCAG ACCCTCTTCCAAGACAATCCCGTTTCAATGGCGATGATCATCAGTAGGAACCTAAGCGAGGAAAGGAAGATTCTGGCTGCTGCCCAAGTGTCAGAG AATCGAACCGAAAACACTCAAAATGACATGATCGTGGAGAAACATCGAGAGATGGATGGAAGGGTGAAAGACATAAAGATGAAAGTACAG GACACAGAGCAGACTATCAAAAATCTAGAAGACCAGCAAGACGAATACGACTTCAAGAGCAAAACTCTACAAAGCAGAG agGAACTGAACGGGACCATTTCAAAGGAAGACCTGAACCGTGAGAGACTGACTATCCATGCCATGTTTATGAAACTCAACGAAACAAGAACG AAAGTGATCAGTCACATGTCAGAGGTGTTAAACAACATGGATCCGGTGGTCTTTGAGCTAATCTCAACAGAACTGACCGAATGGAGACGCCGTCAACAGATGGCTTGCATCGGTGGACTAACCAATGTCTGCTTGGACCAGCTGCAGAACTG GTTTACTTCTCTAGGAGAATCTCTGCTTCAGCTCAGGCAGCAGCTCAAGAAACTTCTGGAGCTGGAGCAGAAATTCACATACGAAAAGGATCCCATCACCCTCAGCAAAAGCACTCTGGACGACAGGATCATGATGAACTTCAAAAACCTCATCACAAA CTCCTTGGTAGTTGAGCGGCAGCCATGCATGCCGACCCAACTGCAAAGACCTTTGGTGCTGAAGACAGGTGTTCTGTTCACCCTCAAATTACG GCTGCTCATAAAACTTCAGGAATTCAACCACACTGTTCGGGTGAAGGTGCACTTCGACAA GAATATCGTTGAGAAACGGAAAGG GTTTCGCATGTTCAACATCTTGGGAACGGCCATGAAGGTGATGAACATGGAGGAATCCAATGGGATGGCAGCAGAATTCCGTCATCTg CAACTGAAAGAGAAGAAAGTTACCGGAAACAGAACAAGTGAG GGCCCTCTGATCGTCACGGAGGAACTTCACTCCATCACCTTCGAGGCTGAGCTCTGCTGGTCTGGAATGGTCATGAACTTCGAG ACCACATCTCTGCCCATTGTTGTGATCTCCAACGTCAGTCAGCTCCCCAGTGGATGGGCCTCCATCATGTGGTACAACATGCTGACTTCTGAGCCAAAG aacCTTTCGTTCTTCGTGACTCCTCCTTCAGCCACGTGGGGGCATCTAGCGGAAGTGCTGAGCTGGCAGTTCTCCTCCATCACCAAAAGAGGTCTTAACCAAGAACAGTTAAGCATGCTGGGTACCAAACTCCTTG GACCTAAAGCGGTGATGGATCCTGAAGCTCAGATTCCTTGGAATAGATTCTGCAAG TCTGGCAGTGAGAAGAACTTCACCTTCTGGCTGTGGATTGAAGGAATTTTGGACTTGATAAAGAGACACCTGCTGAGTCTGTGGGACGATGG CTGTATAATGGGCTTTGTGACCAAAGACCGAACTAAAGCTCTGCTACATGACAAATTGTCCGGAACATTTCTGTTGCGCTTCAGCGAGAGTAACCGTGACGGAGCCATCACCTTCAGCTGGGTTGAACACGACGCAAACG AAGAGCCACAGATTCGCTCCGTGGAGCCCTACACGAAGAAGGAACTCTCTGCCGTCTCACTTCCTGACATCATCCGCAATTATCGCGTGATGGCGGCTGACAATGTCCCAGAAAACCCTCTGCGCTTCCTATTTCCCAACCTTCCCAAAGATGAGGCCTTCAAAAAATACTACTCCAAACCCACCGACA AGCAAGAACCAATGGATGTGGATAAGAAGTTACATGAGGGATACATAAGCACCACTCTCATCTCCATCTCTGAAAT gcAGCCACAAGACTATAACGACACACTCATGCCAATGTCGCCTGAGGTTTATGGCGAGCTGGAGCGCATG aaCCGATATGTCACCGATTCGTTAAATTTTGAG CCCTCAGACTTAAGTCTCTCGTAA
- the stat1a gene encoding signal transducer and activator of transcription 1a isoform X2, whose product MEKDFLNQHNIRKIKRNLQTLFQDNPVSMAMIISRNLSEERKILAAAQVSENRTENTQNDMIVEKHREMDGRVKDIKMKVQDTEQTIKNLEDQQDEYDFKSKTLQSREELNGTISKEDLNRERLTIHAMFMKLNETRTKVISHMSEVLNNMDPVVFELISTELTEWRRRQQMACIGGLTNVCLDQLQNWFTSLGESLLQLRQQLKKLLELEQKFTYEKDPITLSKSTLDDRIMMNFKNLITNSLVVERQPCMPTQLQRPLVLKTGVLFTLKLRLLIKLQEFNHTVRVKVHFDKNIVEKRKGFRMFNILGTAMKVMNMEESNGMAAEFRHLQLKEKKVTGNRTSEGPLIVTEELHSITFEAELCWSGMVMNFETTSLPIVVISNVSQLPSGWASIMWYNMLTSEPKNLSFFVTPPSATWGHLAEVLSWQFSSITKRGLNQEQLSMLGTKLLGPKAVMDPEAQIPWNRFCKSGSEKNFTFWLWIEGILDLIKRHLLSLWDDGCIMGFVTKDRTKALLHDKLSGTFLLRFSESNRDGAITFSWVEHDANEEPQIRSVEPYTKKELSAVSLPDIIRNYRVMAADNVPENPLRFLFPNLPKDEAFKKYYSKPTDKQEPMDVDKKLHEGYISTTLISISEMQPQDYNDTLMPMSPEVYGELERMNRYVTDSLNFEPSDLSLS is encoded by the exons ATGGAGAAAGACTTCCTGAACCAGCACAATATACGCAAGATTAAGAGGAACTTGCAG ACCCTCTTCCAAGACAATCCCGTTTCAATGGCGATGATCATCAGTAGGAACCTAAGCGAGGAAAGGAAGATTCTGGCTGCTGCCCAAGTGTCAGAG AATCGAACCGAAAACACTCAAAATGACATGATCGTGGAGAAACATCGAGAGATGGATGGAAGGGTGAAAGACATAAAGATGAAAGTACAG GACACAGAGCAGACTATCAAAAATCTAGAAGACCAGCAAGACGAATACGACTTCAAGAGCAAAACTCTACAAAGCAGAG agGAACTGAACGGGACCATTTCAAAGGAAGACCTGAACCGTGAGAGACTGACTATCCATGCCATGTTTATGAAACTCAACGAAACAAGAACG AAAGTGATCAGTCACATGTCAGAGGTGTTAAACAACATGGATCCGGTGGTCTTTGAGCTAATCTCAACAGAACTGACCGAATGGAGACGCCGTCAACAGATGGCTTGCATCGGTGGACTAACCAATGTCTGCTTGGACCAGCTGCAGAACTG GTTTACTTCTCTAGGAGAATCTCTGCTTCAGCTCAGGCAGCAGCTCAAGAAACTTCTGGAGCTGGAGCAGAAATTCACATACGAAAAGGATCCCATCACCCTCAGCAAAAGCACTCTGGACGACAGGATCATGATGAACTTCAAAAACCTCATCACAAA CTCCTTGGTAGTTGAGCGGCAGCCATGCATGCCGACCCAACTGCAAAGACCTTTGGTGCTGAAGACAGGTGTTCTGTTCACCCTCAAATTACG GCTGCTCATAAAACTTCAGGAATTCAACCACACTGTTCGGGTGAAGGTGCACTTCGACAA GAATATCGTTGAGAAACGGAAAGG GTTTCGCATGTTCAACATCTTGGGAACGGCCATGAAGGTGATGAACATGGAGGAATCCAATGGGATGGCAGCAGAATTCCGTCATCTg CAACTGAAAGAGAAGAAAGTTACCGGAAACAGAACAAGTGAG GGCCCTCTGATCGTCACGGAGGAACTTCACTCCATCACCTTCGAGGCTGAGCTCTGCTGGTCTGGAATGGTCATGAACTTCGAG ACCACATCTCTGCCCATTGTTGTGATCTCCAACGTCAGTCAGCTCCCCAGTGGATGGGCCTCCATCATGTGGTACAACATGCTGACTTCTGAGCCAAAG aacCTTTCGTTCTTCGTGACTCCTCCTTCAGCCACGTGGGGGCATCTAGCGGAAGTGCTGAGCTGGCAGTTCTCCTCCATCACCAAAAGAGGTCTTAACCAAGAACAGTTAAGCATGCTGGGTACCAAACTCCTTG GACCTAAAGCGGTGATGGATCCTGAAGCTCAGATTCCTTGGAATAGATTCTGCAAG TCTGGCAGTGAGAAGAACTTCACCTTCTGGCTGTGGATTGAAGGAATTTTGGACTTGATAAAGAGACACCTGCTGAGTCTGTGGGACGATGG CTGTATAATGGGCTTTGTGACCAAAGACCGAACTAAAGCTCTGCTACATGACAAATTGTCCGGAACATTTCTGTTGCGCTTCAGCGAGAGTAACCGTGACGGAGCCATCACCTTCAGCTGGGTTGAACACGACGCAAACG AAGAGCCACAGATTCGCTCCGTGGAGCCCTACACGAAGAAGGAACTCTCTGCCGTCTCACTTCCTGACATCATCCGCAATTATCGCGTGATGGCGGCTGACAATGTCCCAGAAAACCCTCTGCGCTTCCTATTTCCCAACCTTCCCAAAGATGAGGCCTTCAAAAAATACTACTCCAAACCCACCGACA AGCAAGAACCAATGGATGTGGATAAGAAGTTACATGAGGGATACATAAGCACCACTCTCATCTCCATCTCTGAAAT gcAGCCACAAGACTATAACGACACACTCATGCCAATGTCGCCTGAGGTTTATGGCGAGCTGGAGCGCATG aaCCGATATGTCACCGATTCGTTAAATTTTGAG CCCTCAGACTTAAGTCTCTCGTAA